CGGGCTATTAAGTTCACAGGTGCGCTTTATTCTATAGGCCTGCCTCCGGAGTTTATAGGCACGGGCACAGCCCTTGAAGAAGCCAGGGAAAAGCTGGGAGAAGAATCCTGTGAAAGGCTGCTTAAGAAATATTTCCCTTCCCTTGCCAGTGACCTGAGCTTTGCATCCGGCTACCTGGACCTCAATGTAGCTTCCCGCTTCCTTCCAGAAGCCTGCCTGAAAGAAATCCGCAAAGACGTTGAGGTCTTGCGCGACACTTTCAGCCTTAAAGTCCAGCCAGAACCCTCGTACCGCATCCTGCTCGAAATGATGCAGCCAGACCTTTTGCAGGCAGGAACGAAAGGAAACTGCATGGATGAAGAAGTCTCGCAGCTTGTATGTTCAACTCTCACCAAAATGGGAAAAATCAGAAAGGCTCTGGGTTAAGGATAAAAATTCCCTAACCTCCTGAACCTTTTTGAATCAATATATTATAGAAGCCCCAGCCAGCTTGTCTGACAGCCCTTCATAAAAATTAGAAAATAGTTGAAGGGATGAGCATAAAATACTTGAAATAGATAGGGCATTAGATCACTGTTTGTCCATTATCTTCTTTTTGCTTTTTGGTAAAGGCCACTCTCCTGCGTCGAGCGGGACAAAAAAGCATGAAAAAGTCTTTACTGGAAGATTCATATTTTTAGCAAAAAATCACTCATTTTTATTACTATTTCCAGAATATGCCTCGCAGAGACGGCTTTATAAAGTAAATTATTGAGAGTAATCAAATTCAGGCGATCTTGAGAAAATAGTCAACCGTGTTATAAACACATATAAATTTATGATAATTTGTAAGTTTATCTGCTTTTTAGTAATTAATTTATGTAACTATTCAGGTAGAGCCTTTGAAAGGCTACAATTTTTCCTCTTTTCGAGGAAAAATTGCATATAAATTGAATCCTATTTCCTTTCGTTATTATGCTTACACGTGAAGAGATTCTTATCATTTATGACGCTGGTCCTGAAGCTGTAATTTCTGTAATCCAGAGGCTTGAGACTATCATAGAAGAACAATCTATTCGTATTGCTGAACTCGAAGAACGTGTAAAGGTATTAGAATCTCGTTTAAACCAAAACAGTCGTAACAGCAGTCGCCCTCCTTCTACTGATTTTTTTATCAAGGAGAAACCTAACCCCAAGAGTCTCCGTAAAAAGAGTGGCAAAAAACCTGGAGGTCAAGATGGTCATCCAGGAACAACTCTTGAAATGGTTGATCATCCTGAGTAGGTAATAGAACATTCTTTGAGTTGCTGCAAAGAATGTGGCCATACTCTTGAGAATGTTGAAGTTGAAGCCTATGAGAAAAGACAGGTCTTTGATATTCCTCCTGTAAATCTGATTGTTACAGAACACAAAAGTCAGATAAAGACCTGCCCTTACTGTGGAAAAATAAATAAAGCTGTTTTTCCTGAATCAGTTAAATATCCAGTTCAGTATGGTCCAAATATTTTAGCTTCAGCTATTTACTGTAAAAATCACCATTTTATCCCCTATGAAAGAATTTCCGAATTTTTTGAGGACATAATGGGAATAAAAATCTGTCCTGCTACGATAATTAGAGCAGAAAGAGAATGTTTCCAGAATTTAGAGGAATTTGAAAACGTTATTAGAGAGAAGTTATTAGCCTCGCCTGTAATCAATTTTGATGAAACTGGTATGAAGATTGAAGGAAAAAGACACTGGCTTCATGTAGCTTCTAATGAGAAATACACCTGTTATTTACCTCACTCAAAAAGAGGAGCAGAAGCAATAGACGCTATGGGTATTCTTCCGGAGTTTAAGGGAGTAGCAGTTCACGACGGATGGAAACCTTACAACGTTTATGACTGTGATCATGCTCTCTGTAATGCTCATTTACAGAGAGAACTTACTGGAATTGAAGAGAACTATAAACAGCAGTGGGCTAAAGAAATGAATGAATTGCTCACTGAGATGAAAAAGTATACCGACGAATGCAAGGATCAAGTCAAAGAACTGGATTTTGAGCAAATTAAAGCATTGGAAGAAAGGTTCGATGCTATCATAATTAAAGGAATTGAAGAAAATCCACAATCTCTAAATCCTGAAAAGAAAGGAAAACGTGGAAAAAATCCAAAAACAAAAGCAAGGAATCTGCTAGATAGGTTTATAGAACACAAAGAAAATATTCTGAGATTCCTGACAGATTTGAAAGTTCCGTTTGAGAATAATCAAGCAGAAAGAGATATCAGGATGATGAAATTACAGCAGAAAATATCAGGAACTTTCAGAACTATACAAGGAGCGGAAGCTTTCTGCAGAATTAGAGCTTACATCTCTACAATTAGAAAGAACGGATTACCTGTTTTGGAGGGTATTATAGCGGCGCTCAAGAGAGCGCCGTTAACTATACCCTGAATAGTTACTAATTTATTTTTTATCAACAAGATTATAGCTAAAATTTAGAGTAAACACTGCAGCAGCATGGTATATGAAGCTTGTAGGTCTCATTGAATCATAGAGCACATAGAACATTGTATTTTTTTATAATATTTTCCAAATAAACTTACACAATGGTGCAAAGAAAAAATAATGCTCTGAACCTCAATACTTTCTCATAAACCTCATTTTTTATGCAAATCAGGTTCTTTTATTAGTGGCTGCCTTCTGTAAAACGGGCACAAAGTGGAAGCATTCGCCGGGAGCTGTGCTGGGATCTACATGAATATTAGTACCTGAAATATGTGGCAAACTCTTCAGAAGCTTTTCTCTTGTTCTATTGGCAATTTCGTGCCCTTCTTCAACTGAAAGCGAAGGCGAAACAGAAATGTTGATCTCTGCATGAAGCCTATGCCCTATCCAGCGAACTCTGAGATCCGTGACTTCGCAAACCCCATCGACGCTTTCAGCAATACTTTTTACTTTATCGATGGTCTCAGGCTCAACACCATCAAGAAGACGAATAAATACAGGCTTACTTGTATCAATAACTATTTTCAGAATAGCAACTATAATCAGCAGACCAATAAGGGGATCAATTATTGGATATCCTAACCATACTCCTATTGCTCCTATAAGTACTGCAAGACTGGTCAAGCCATCAAAAAAACTATTGCAAGGGGAATTGCAGTTGCAGAGTCCCCAAAATTATGAATTGTGTCCGCAAGAAGGGCAACACTTCCAGACATAAAAACAATGATAAATTGCAGAATCGCTGTTACCATCATTCCTATAAATGACCATTTAAGAACTCGGAGACCTTTACTCGTAGCAAGTGTAGAGGGATCTACCTTTCCATGAGTATTGCTGTGCCCGTGAAAATGAGAGAGAAACCCATGTTTATGATTTTGCTCATGAGATCCTCATAAGTATTATTCTCATTTAATTGATTGTTGGTATTCTCACTGTTCATTTTTTTGCCAAATTTAATTTAGTTTTTAAGCCCAAGTTTGGTGAATATTTTATAAATAAATATTTATAAATATAATCTCATTTCTTATTTTTTTCATCATAAGTTTTTTTAAAGAATTAATACAGATAGAAAGTTTCTCATAATGCATTTATTCCAAATTTAAGGCAAATGTAGTAAGTATAGAAGAATCTACTTTTCCGTAAGTCACGTTGTAAAAAACACCACCACGGGAATCGTCACTATACTTACAGCCAGCGTTGCAGCCGTTATCCCAGCGGCGTAGGCACCTTCGTGTCCGTATAGCTTTGCGATCATTGGCACGACCGTCATCGTCGGCAGGGACATCAGGATGATCATGGACCAGATCATGTTATTCGGCAGACCCGTCATCAACAGGAGCTTGCCCAAAAGGATCGGCAAAATGATCATTTTAACAACAATGCCGAAATACAGATCTTTTGTTTTGAATGCGGTCTTCCAGTCGGAGTAGAAGATCAAAGCGCCCAGATAGATCATGGCCATAGCACCTACCGCGTTTTTGATCGTCTGAAGTGTATCATCAATGACTGTCGGCAGCTTTGCACCGATCATAATGAAGATGAGTGCCAAAGCAATTGCAACGATGTTGGGGTTCACAAAGCTCTTTAATGTTATTTTCGCTTTTTTATCGGATGCAGTTGCAAGATACACCCCATAAGTCCAGAACAGGAGTTGATCAACAATACTGAACAACGCTAGATACAAAATGCCGTCCTTCGGAAATAGAGCTATAAGCAGCGGTACACCGACAAATCCGGTGTTTCCGAAAATGAACGCAAACTGAAAAACCTTTGCTTTGTCGCCGGCCGGGCGAAGCCCTTTTGCTATAATCCAGGTAACGGCTGAAATGACCACATAAAACAGAGCCGCAAGACCGATCATTGCGGCATTCTCCCAGACCATCTGCCTTGTCGTTCCGGCATAGGTCATATAAAAGATCAGCACAGGCAGAAAGATCTTTGAAACCAGTTTGGCAAGATCCGGTAGATAATTTTCCTGGATAACACCCTGCTTAGCCGCCACATTTCCGACTAGAAGAATACTGAAGAAAAGGATCATCTGATGAACGACGATTGAAAACAACATCTTGTAAATCTCCTTTTTGTTAATCTTGAAAGCGCGATAGGAATGCTGAGCCACACACGAGCCTGCGATATTTACGGATCAGTTCATATAATTATAGTTCCATTCTCTATAAGATTATAGGCAAATACTTATAGTCAAGACATTATATATTCATTAACACTCGAATACTTATAATCAAGAAGCAATATCCGCTTACTGATGTTTATTATTATTATTATTATTATTATTATTATTATTATTATTATTATTATTATTATTATTATTATTATTATTATAAGGACATTTGTCACAAGAAAAGTTATATTGGCATCTCTCAAAGGCTGTCTTAAATAATTCATCTATGTCCTTTCTATATTCAGCCAACACATCGGAATTAATTTTATAAAAGACTCTAAAACCTCTTCGATTTTCTTCAAGTATTCCAATATTCTTTAAAACCTTTATATGCTGAGATGTGGCAGGTTGAGAAATGTTAAGTTGTTTAGCTACATCAGAAACACAAAAGGTTTCGTTATTATTAGAAGCAAATATTTTTATTATTTTTAGTCTTTTTTCATCACCAAGGGCTTTGAGAACTTCAGCCATGTTTTTGATATGACCTTTCACAAATTTACCTCTCAATTATAAGTATATAAGCATTCACTTATACATATCAGTCAGGTATTACAAATATTTTTCTTATTTATCCTTGAGATAGTTGTGCTGCAACTAGCAAACAGGTTTCTTTTTTCGGGTTCTTAGTAAAGAAAGTTATTCCTCAATCCTTACAGGCTTTTTCTATCAGGGATTTCTCTCGTTTCCCTGTTGTTGAACGAGCGAAGCGAGTGAAATAGACTTCGTGCTGTTGCACTTGCAGTGCAACTCCCAGGAAATCTCCGATTTCCTGTGATCCCGAGGCACAATTCGGGCGAGGCACAATTCGGGCGAGGCACAATTCGGGCGAGGCACAATTCGGGTAATTAAACTCCCTTAAAATAATGCCCTGTCGTATATTCAATCCCTCTTGCAGGCTTCAATTTTACCTCTTCTCCTGCAATAGCCTGTTTATACACTTTTGTAATCTCTTTTACCTCGGTAGGGGTATTGAGCGAAAGGTCAAGCCTGAGCACGTCCACGCCGTACCCTTTCATATTCTTAACATACTTCAGCATATCAAGTACCTTCGAATTATAGATCAGAGTTCTGGTGCCAAGGCGCTGGACAGGAAATTCGGAGCCACTCTGATCGACAAGGAGTACCTCGCTTTCTTTTCTTATCATCTTCCTGTCAACAAGGGGCTTTAAGAGGTCATTTTCCGTAATAAGCATCAATTCCCTGCCGTAAACTAAAACTTCGGTCTGGCCTGAAACCTCACATGCCTGGAGCGTCTCACAGACGTTTTTTATTTCGCTCAGGTTCAGTTCGCTCGAAAGGGTTACCCTGTATGCACCTGCCTGGTAGAAGGTGCTTGCAGTAAAGGCATTGAAGATATTGAGATCTTTCTGGGCAACAAAAGGTATGGAAAGCTTTTTTGCAAGCTGTGATGCTCCCAGATTTGAACATGCCACTGTAAAACCAGCGTCTCTTACTTTTTCCAGAAGGGGTTTTAATCCCCCCAGTTCCCGATCGTGCGTAATTCTGGGGATCCTGAAAACCAGTTCTGTTTTTTCTGCTTTCAAATCCTCAAGCCTATCAGCACTGTTGGGAGACATCAGTACTTCAAAGAAAGAAATCGGGATATAAGCAATATCAGCCCCGGCTGAGGCTGCCTGCAAGAGAGAAGGAATATTCTGCACTTCAACGCTCAGAAGGAGTTTCTTTGAAGCTGTGTCTCTTAACCCTCTCCCTTCCTTTTTCATGCCGACTGCACTTATCCGGGCTGCTTCATTTTTACTCCCGGCATCGCCTTCTAAAGAGCACAGGTGATTGAAACCTTCCAGGTCAGGGCATTTTTGCTCTTTTTTATTTGTCTTCAGGATTTTTTCGAGCAGGAGATCAGCAGCCTTTCGCCTCGTATTCTTCAGCACGCCGACAGGGATAAAGATATTTTCATCAGCTTCTATCTCAACTGAAGCGGCTTCAAAAGGAGTGTCTCCAAGGCTCTCCATTGCTTTTCTTATCTGCTCTTCGGTTGTTGGCGCTTTTTCAGCTCTCTGGACGATATAATCATCAGCAAATTCCGCATAAGAGGTATCTTCGGTTTTGCTGCCTTTTTCTTTTTCTTCTCTTTTTTCTTTTTCTTCTCTTTTGTCGATTTCCTTTCTTATCTCGACCGCAAATTTCTCTCCCTTCCTGGCATTTGCCCTCAGGCTTACAGGGATAGTTTTCAGTTTTGTTTTCTGGAGGGTATCAAGGAGCTGCGTGTCTGTTGTGAGATAGAGTTCATCTCCTCTCTGGACTGCTCTGCCTGTTTTTGAACTTATCTCAAGCCCGACTTTCTCGCCTTTTTTTGCACTTTTTACGTGCTCGCCTGAAATAGTGACAATTCCGGTTACTGCAGAGCCAAGCATCCTTTCTCTTGTAAAGATGCTTATGCCGTCTTTTACCTGAATATTCTCTTCAAGCCGGACTGTAAGTTTTGTACTTCCTTTTGAGCGGGAAATGTCCAGGACTTTCCCAAGGAACGCCCCATAATTTGAGCTGTATTTGGGATGAGATACTCCTTTTTCCCCCAGTATGAAGCCCCTGGTAAATCCCCTGTAAAAAAGTTTTGCAAGCTCGGCTTCCCCCGCTTCAAGCTCCGCCCTTGTAGGTTTTTCTCCACGGGTGCAGATCTTTTCAACTGCGGTTTTGTAAGCGGCAGCACTTGCAGTCACATATTCGGGTTTTTTCATCCTGCCTTCAATTTTAAGGCTTACAACTCCGGTTTTTATTATGTCTTCAATCCCTGTGAGGGTGGAAAGTTCGGCACAGCTTATGGGATAGCTGCCTGCGACATATTTTTCGTCAATTTCCCTATCGTTTACCAGAAACCTGTACCTCCGTCTGCACGGCTGGGCACAGGCTCCCCTGTTTGCGCTTCTGTCGTGCAGGAAACTGCTGAAGAGGCATT
This window of the Methanosarcina mazei S-6 genome carries:
- a CDS encoding DUF3656 domain-containing U32 family peptidase, which encodes MSAKIPDIYAKNLICTPPEILSPAGDHEALLGAIKGGADAVYLGVGEFNARQGAKNFTIDDLEAAVDLAHSHGVRVYLALNIPLKQKELQHALDIVDRAYAAGIDAVILQDLGLLRLLNEIYPDLSLHASTQMTIHSKEGVDFVAGLGAKRVIVSRELTTAEVKDIVDNSGVDIEVFVHGALCYSYSGKCLFSSFLHDRSANRGACAQPCRRRYRFLVNDREIDEKYVAGSYPISCAELSTLTGIEDIIKTGVVSLKIEGRMKKPEYVTASAAAYKTAVEKICTRGEKPTRAELEAGEAELAKLFYRGFTRGFILGEKGVSHPKYSSNYGAFLGKVLDISRSKGSTKLTVRLEENIQVKDGISIFTRERMLGSAVTGIVTISGEHVKSAKKGEKVGLEISSKTGRAVQRGDELYLTTDTQLLDTLQKTKLKTIPVSLRANARKGEKFAVEIRKEIDKREEKEKREEKEKGSKTEDTSYAEFADDYIVQRAEKAPTTEEQIRKAMESLGDTPFEAASVEIEADENIFIPVGVLKNTRRKAADLLLEKILKTNKKEQKCPDLEGFNHLCSLEGDAGSKNEAARISAVGMKKEGRGLRDTASKKLLLSVEVQNIPSLLQAASAGADIAYIPISFFEVLMSPNSADRLEDLKAEKTELVFRIPRITHDRELGGLKPLLEKVRDAGFTVACSNLGASQLAKKLSIPFVAQKDLNIFNAFTASTFYQAGAYRVTLSSELNLSEIKNVCETLQACEVSGQTEVLVYGRELMLITENDLLKPLVDRKMIRKESEVLLVDQSGSEFPVQRLGTRTLIYNSKVLDMLKYVKNMKGYGVDVLRLDLSLNTPTEVKEITKVYKQAIAGEEVKLKPARGIEYTTGHYFKGV
- a CDS encoding AEC family transporter, whose protein sequence is MAQHSYRAFKINKKEIYKMLFSIVVHQMILFFSILLVGNVAAKQGVIQENYLPDLAKLVSKIFLPVLIFYMTYAGTTRQMVWENAAMIGLAALFYVVISAVTWIIAKGLRPAGDKAKVFQFAFIFGNTGFVGVPLLIALFPKDGILYLALFSIVDQLLFWTYGVYLATASDKKAKITLKSFVNPNIVAIALALIFIMIGAKLPTVIDDTLQTIKNAVGAMAMIYLGALIFYSDWKTAFKTKDLYFGIVVKMIILPILLGKLLLMTGLPNNMIWSMIILMSLPTMTVVPMIAKLYGHEGAYAAGITAATLAVSIVTIPVVVFFTT
- a CDS encoding ArsR/SmtB family transcription factor, whose protein sequence is MKGHIKNMAEVLKALGDEKRLKIIKIFASNNNETFCVSDVAKQLNISQPATSQHIKVLKNIGILEENRRGFRVFYKINSDVLAEYRKDIDELFKTAFERCQYNFSCDKCPYNNNNNNNNNNNNNNNNNNNNNNNKHQ
- a CDS encoding cation diffusion facilitator family transporter; its protein translation is MTSLAVLIGAIGVWLGYPIIDPLIGLLIIVAILKIVIDTSKPVFIRLLDGVEPETIDKVKSIAESVDGVCEVTDLRVRWIGHRLHAEINISVSPSLSVEEGHEIANRTREKLLKSLPHISGTNIHVDPSTAPGECFHFVPVLQKAATNKRT